Proteins from a genomic interval of Nostoc sp. TCL240-02:
- a CDS encoding DUF5615 family PIN-like protein, with protein MSIPSRLHQLLKTSINRVDFIRLHRRDSNHFGIIACTNNRNWGQFASRIDEAVTAEQALQGKLIRVVQSSHLKRF; from the coding sequence ATGTCTATTCCCTCTAGGCTACACCAGTTGCTCAAGACTTCTATCAACAGAGTTGATTTTATCCGTTTGCATCGTCGTGATTCTAACCACTTCGGTATTATTGCTTGTACGAACAATCGTAATTGGGGACAGTTTGCATCACGGATAGATGAGGCTGTGACAGCAGAGCAAGCGTTGCAAGGAAAACTAATTCGTGTGGTACAGTCCAGTCACTTAAAAAGATTTTGA
- a CDS encoding alanine--glyoxylate aminotransferase family protein, translated as MNDKLMLMIPGPTPVPEAALLALAKHPIGHRTSEFSNILAEVTENLKWLHQTQSDVLTLNVSGTGAVEAGIINFLSPGDRILVGSNGKFGERWVEVGQAYGLNVEEVKVEWGKPLDPAVFAEKLQADTQKQIKAVIITHSETSTGVLNDLETINRHVKEHGEALIIVDAVTSLGAFNLPVDAWDLDIVASGSQKGYMIPPGLGFVSVSPKAWEAYKTAKLPKYYLDLGKYRKATAKNTTPFTPPVNLIVALHTTLRIMKEEGLESIFARHERLKNATRAAIQGLNLPLFAADNSASPAITAVAPQGIESDKIRSLMKKRFDIALAGGQDHLSNKIFRIGHLGFVSDRDILSCIASLEVTLKELGYEDFTPGSGIAAAVRVFSQS; from the coding sequence ATGAACGATAAGCTGATGCTAATGATTCCAGGCCCAACGCCGGTGCCAGAAGCTGCTTTACTGGCATTAGCCAAGCATCCCATTGGACACCGTACCAGTGAATTTAGCAACATCTTGGCAGAGGTGACGGAAAATCTGAAGTGGTTGCACCAAACTCAAAGTGATGTGCTGACACTGAATGTCAGTGGTACGGGTGCTGTAGAAGCTGGAATAATTAATTTTCTCTCTCCAGGCGATCGCATTTTAGTTGGCTCTAATGGTAAATTTGGCGAACGCTGGGTAGAAGTTGGCCAAGCCTACGGTTTGAATGTAGAAGAAGTTAAGGTGGAATGGGGAAAACCCTTAGACCCCGCAGTATTTGCCGAAAAACTCCAAGCAGATACTCAAAAGCAAATTAAAGCTGTAATTATTACCCACAGTGAAACCTCAACAGGTGTGTTGAATGACCTAGAAACCATCAACCGCCACGTCAAAGAACACGGTGAAGCTTTAATTATCGTTGATGCCGTCACTAGCTTGGGTGCGTTCAATCTACCTGTGGATGCTTGGGATTTGGATATCGTCGCCTCCGGTTCCCAAAAAGGTTATATGATTCCCCCAGGATTGGGTTTTGTCTCTGTCAGCCCCAAGGCTTGGGAAGCTTACAAAACTGCGAAGCTACCGAAATATTATTTGGACTTAGGCAAATATCGCAAAGCCACCGCCAAAAATACAACTCCATTTACTCCACCCGTAAACTTGATCGTAGCGTTACACACCACGTTGCGAATCATGAAAGAGGAAGGCTTGGAGTCAATATTTGCTCGACACGAACGGCTTAAGAATGCTACCCGCGCCGCCATTCAAGGGTTGAATTTACCCCTGTTTGCAGCAGATAATTCCGCTAGTCCAGCAATTACGGCTGTAGCACCACAGGGAATTGAATCAGATAAGATTCGGTCATTGATGAAAAAACGCTTTGATATTGCCCTAGCAGGTGGTCAAGACCATTTGAGTAATAAGATTTTCCGCATTGGTCACTTGGGCTTTGTGAGCGATCGCGATATCCTTAGCTGTATAGCATCCTTAGAAGTTACCCTAAAGGAACTTGGGTACGAAGATTTCACCCCTGGATCTGGTATAGCAGCAGCAGTTAGAGTATTTAGTCAGTCCTAA
- a CDS encoding DUF2949 domain-containing protein, protein MTIHSAQGGETQMSPSKYSRLIHFLQEDLAISTASLAVALRHREQDPGPLAMILWQYGLITLEQLEQIYDWLETA, encoded by the coding sequence ATGACAATACATTCTGCACAAGGAGGTGAGACTCAAATGTCACCATCAAAATATTCTCGACTGATTCATTTTTTGCAAGAAGATTTGGCAATTTCCACAGCATCGCTGGCGGTTGCACTTCGTCATCGGGAGCAAGACCCAGGCCCTTTGGCAATGATTCTTTGGCAGTATGGTTTGATTACTCTAGAACAGTTAGAACAAATTTATGATTGGCTGGAGACGGCATAA
- a CDS encoding DUF192 domain-containing protein has translation MNRWLGLFSMLLSVLLMGCSVPTTAKPPTPTFDSKTPAPASLGQKLPISAKAIVPNGTTIQLEVAKTPQQQQMGLMYRPALPDDRGMLFGFASPQPVSFWMKNVPVALDMVFLQNGIVQYIQAAAPPCASEPCPTYGPNTPIDKVIELRSGRAAELKLKVGDIVKIEF, from the coding sequence ATGAATCGTTGGCTAGGTTTATTCTCAATGTTGCTGAGTGTTTTGTTGATGGGCTGTTCTGTGCCAACAACGGCTAAACCTCCAACCCCCACGTTTGATTCTAAAACTCCAGCTCCAGCGAGTTTAGGTCAAAAACTACCGATTTCTGCCAAAGCCATTGTTCCTAATGGCACAACTATTCAGCTAGAAGTGGCGAAGACACCACAACAGCAACAAATGGGGTTGATGTATCGACCAGCTTTGCCAGATGACCGAGGAATGCTATTTGGGTTCGCTTCACCACAACCAGTTAGTTTCTGGATGAAAAATGTACCTGTAGCCTTGGATATGGTATTTTTACAGAACGGTATAGTTCAATATATCCAAGCTGCTGCACCTCCTTGTGCAAGTGAGCCTTGTCCTACTTATGGCCCCAACACACCAATCGATAAGGTAATTGAACTTCGCTCTGGAAGAGCTGCCGAATTGAAGTTGAAAGTGGGCGATATTGTCAAAATTGAGTTCTGA
- the nblR gene encoding response regulator transcription factor NblR, with amino-acid sequence MTVAPSPCVLVIETDESLANHLACDLQEAGYESILAHDATSGLQYCHDRQPALIVVDRMLAGESGLSLCKNLRSTGMRSPVLILMARDTVDDRVACLEAGADDYILKPYRSEDFLKLIRLYLKPDVDTTEQLRFGDLILDIASRRAIHGGRAIDLTMKEFELLKFLMEHPREVLTREQILENVWGYDFLGESNVIEVYIRYLRLKIEDEGQKRLIQTVRGVGYVLRES; translated from the coding sequence ATGACAGTTGCTCCAAGTCCCTGTGTTTTGGTGATTGAAACCGATGAGAGCCTAGCAAATCACCTTGCTTGCGATTTGCAAGAAGCTGGCTATGAATCAATATTGGCTCATGATGCAACCAGTGGTTTGCAATACTGTCACGATCGCCAACCTGCTTTAATTGTTGTAGACCGGATGCTAGCAGGAGAATCAGGACTCTCATTGTGTAAAAATCTAAGAAGCACCGGTATGCGATCGCCTGTGTTGATTTTAATGGCAAGGGATACTGTCGACGATCGTGTAGCTTGTCTAGAAGCAGGAGCGGATGATTACATCCTCAAACCTTACCGCTCAGAAGACTTTTTGAAGTTAATTCGCCTCTACTTAAAACCCGATGTGGATACCACGGAGCAATTACGCTTTGGGGATCTTATTTTAGACATCGCAAGTCGCCGTGCTATCCACGGCGGTCGGGCAATTGACTTGACAATGAAAGAGTTTGAACTATTAAAATTCTTAATGGAACATCCTCGTGAGGTGTTAACCCGCGAACAAATTTTAGAAAATGTTTGGGGTTATGACTTTCTGGGTGAGTCGAATGTCATTGAAGTGTACATCCGCTACCTGCGCCTCAAAATTGAAGATGAAGGTCAAAAGCGCCTAATTCAGACAGTGCGAGGTGTAGGGTACGTTTTAAGAGAATCCTAG
- a CDS encoding NAD(+) kinase, with protein sequence MPKAGIIYNDVKPIAGRVAIELKDKLTAAGWDVCITSSIGGILGYSNPDSPVCHTPIDGLTPPGFDSDMEFAVVLGGDGTVLAASRQVAPCGIPLLTVNTGHMGFLTETFLNQLPQALEQAINGEYEIEERAMLTVKVFRGDAVLWEALCLNEMVLHREPLTSMCHFEIAIGRHAPVDIAADGVIVSTPTGSTAYSLSAGGPVVTPGVPVLQLVPICPHSLASRALVFPDTESVNIYPVNIPRLVMVVDGNGGCYVLPEDRVYMERSQYSVRFIRLQPPEFFRILREKLGWGLPHIAKPTSVELP encoded by the coding sequence GTGCCGAAAGCAGGCATTATCTACAATGACGTTAAACCGATAGCGGGTCGTGTCGCTATCGAGTTGAAAGACAAGCTAACCGCAGCCGGTTGGGATGTGTGTATCACATCAAGTATCGGTGGAATATTGGGCTACTCTAATCCAGATAGTCCTGTATGCCACACCCCCATTGACGGTCTAACGCCCCCTGGTTTTGACTCAGATATGGAGTTTGCAGTGGTGTTAGGGGGAGACGGCACTGTTTTAGCAGCGTCTCGTCAAGTAGCCCCCTGTGGTATTCCACTATTAACAGTGAATACCGGTCACATGGGATTTTTGACAGAAACTTTTCTGAATCAATTGCCCCAAGCACTAGAACAGGCAATAAATGGTGAGTATGAAATTGAAGAACGAGCCATGCTCACCGTCAAAGTATTTCGGGGAGATGCAGTACTGTGGGAAGCTCTCTGCTTAAATGAAATGGTACTGCACCGAGAACCTTTGACCTCTATGTGCCATTTTGAAATTGCCATAGGTCGTCATGCACCAGTAGATATCGCGGCGGATGGTGTGATTGTTTCTACGCCTACTGGTTCTACAGCTTACTCATTGAGTGCTGGTGGCCCAGTAGTGACTCCTGGTGTACCTGTTTTACAGCTAGTACCCATTTGTCCCCATTCTCTAGCTTCTAGAGCATTGGTATTTCCAGATACTGAATCGGTCAACATTTATCCAGTCAATATTCCTCGGCTAGTGATGGTGGTGGATGGGAATGGAGGGTGTTATGTCCTACCAGAAGATAGAGTATATATGGAGCGATCGCAATATAGTGTCCGATTTATTCGCCTACAACCGCCTGAGTTTTTCCGAATTTTACGAGAAAAATTAGGTTGGGGTTTACCACATATTGCCAAACCAACTTCAGTGGAATTGCCGTAG
- a CDS encoding SDR family oxidoreductase, protein MTLLIVGATGTLGRQVARRAIDEGYKVRCLVRSSKKAAFLKEWGAELVPGNLRYPDTLAEALVGVTQVIDASTSRPTDSLSIKQVDWEGKVALIQAAKAAGVERFIFFSILDADKYPEVPLMEIKRCTELFLAESGLNYTILRLAGFMQGLIGQYGIPILEGQPVWVTGNSSPIAYMDTQDIAKFAIRALSVPETENQAFPVVGTRAWSAEEIINLCERLSGKDARVTRMPISVLRAVRGLMRSFQWGWNVADRLAFTEVLASGKQLNALMDEVYTVFGLDPQQTTTLESYLQEYFSRIMKKLKEVDYQKNKNKKQKPKKTPFKQSSKANSQ, encoded by the coding sequence ATGACATTATTAATCGTCGGTGCCACTGGCACCTTAGGAAGACAAGTGGCTCGTCGTGCAATCGATGAGGGATATAAAGTACGCTGTCTCGTGCGGAGTAGTAAAAAAGCAGCTTTTCTTAAAGAATGGGGTGCTGAACTTGTACCAGGAAATTTGCGTTACCCCGATACCTTAGCGGAAGCTTTAGTTGGTGTAACCCAAGTGATTGATGCGTCAACATCTCGCCCTACAGATTCACTGAGTATCAAACAAGTTGACTGGGAGGGCAAAGTAGCATTAATTCAAGCAGCAAAAGCAGCTGGTGTAGAACGTTTTATTTTCTTTTCAATTTTGGATGCTGATAAATACCCAGAAGTACCGCTAATGGAAATTAAGCGTTGTACAGAACTATTCTTAGCTGAGTCAGGCTTGAATTATACCATCTTGCGGCTAGCTGGTTTTATGCAAGGGTTAATCGGTCAATATGGGATTCCCATTTTGGAAGGACAGCCAGTTTGGGTGACAGGTAATTCTTCTCCCATTGCCTATATGGATACTCAGGACATTGCTAAGTTTGCAATCCGTGCATTGAGTGTGCCCGAAACGGAAAACCAAGCTTTTCCTGTAGTTGGTACTCGTGCATGGAGTGCAGAAGAAATTATAAACTTATGCGAACGCTTATCTGGAAAAGATGCCAGAGTAACGCGGATGCCGATAAGCGTACTGCGTGCTGTACGGGGCTTAATGCGCTCTTTTCAGTGGGGATGGAATGTAGCCGACAGGCTAGCGTTTACAGAAGTATTGGCTAGTGGTAAACAGCTAAATGCTTTAATGGATGAAGTATACACAGTTTTTGGCTTAGATCCACAACAAACCACAACCCTAGAAAGCTATCTCCAAGAGTACTTCAGCCGAATTATGAAGAAGCTCAAAGAGGTAGACTATCAGAAAAATAAAAATAAAAAGCAAAAACCTAAAAAAACTCCTTTTAAACAGTCTTCAAAAGCCAATAGTCAATAG
- a CDS encoding PetM family cytochrome b6-f complex subunit 7, with the protein MGGEILNAAILSFGLIFVGWGLGALLLKIQGGEE; encoded by the coding sequence ATGGGCGGCGAAATTTTGAATGCAGCTATATTGTCCTTCGGTTTAATCTTCGTGGGCTGGGGCTTAGGCGCATTGTTACTGAAAATTCAAGGCGGAGAAGAATAA
- the pdxA gene encoding 4-hydroxythreonine-4-phosphate dehydrogenase PdxA, protein MYQNNQGDLVNFSKKNRPRLALTLGDPAGIGPEVILKALAEPEISKKYDVTVVGNGDLLAQTYHKSNLIENLEPLANPEELSVCDVQLDREIKGRIIPGIGNAASGAASFAYMECAIAQTLAGKFDAIVTGPIAKSAWKAAGYNYPGQTELLAHKSGVDRFGMLFVARSPYTNWTLRAILATTHIPLRQVADTLTPQLLTQKLDLLVECLEKDFGIENGRIAIAGLNPHSGEQGQLGHEEQDWLIPWLEQERQSRPQLQLDGPIPPDTMWVKPGQAWYGNSVVKNPADAYLALYHDQGLIPVKLMAFDRAVNTSIGLPFVRTSPDHGTAFDIAGKGIADATSMKAAIHLAAELVSQKLAVRKL, encoded by the coding sequence ATGTATCAAAATAATCAAGGTGATTTAGTGAATTTTAGCAAAAAGAATCGCCCACGTTTGGCGCTGACACTGGGAGATCCGGCAGGTATTGGGCCGGAGGTGATTTTAAAAGCTTTAGCAGAACCGGAAATTAGTAAAAAATACGACGTAACAGTTGTGGGTAATGGGGATTTGCTGGCACAGACTTATCACAAATCGAATTTAATCGAGAATTTAGAACCTTTGGCAAATCCAGAAGAGTTGTCTGTTTGTGATGTGCAATTGGATAGAGAAATTAAAGGTCGAATTATTCCAGGAATAGGTAATGCGGCTAGTGGTGCGGCTAGTTTTGCCTATATGGAATGTGCGATCGCACAAACACTCGCTGGTAAATTTGATGCTATTGTCACAGGGCCGATCGCTAAATCTGCTTGGAAAGCCGCAGGATATAATTATCCAGGGCAAACAGAACTTTTGGCGCACAAGTCAGGTGTTGACCGTTTTGGGATGTTATTTGTGGCGCGATCGCCCTATACTAATTGGACACTCCGCGCAATACTTGCCACTACACATATTCCCCTACGTCAAGTAGCAGATACATTGACACCGCAGTTGTTGACACAGAAATTGGATTTGCTGGTGGAGTGTTTGGAGAAAGATTTCGGCATAGAAAATGGGAGAATTGCGATCGCAGGTTTAAATCCCCACAGTGGCGAACAGGGACAACTCGGACATGAAGAACAAGATTGGCTAATTCCCTGGTTGGAGCAAGAGCGGCAAAGTAGACCACAATTACAGCTAGATGGGCCGATACCGCCAGATACGATGTGGGTTAAACCTGGGCAAGCTTGGTATGGAAATTCTGTAGTAAAAAATCCTGCTGATGCTTATTTGGCACTTTATCACGACCAAGGCTTAATTCCTGTGAAGTTGATGGCATTTGATCGGGCAGTTAATACTTCTATTGGTCTTCCCTTCGTTCGGACTTCACCAGATCATGGAACAGCGTTTGATATTGCAGGTAAGGGAATTGCTGATGCTACGAGTATGAAAGCAGCGATACATTTAGCGGCTGAATTGGTTAGTCAAAAGTTGGCGGTGAGAAAACTATGA
- a CDS encoding response regulator transcription factor, giving the protein MVMITATTPKILIVDDDFGVRNLVHRFLSRKYQIEAAADGKTALSMFEQFNPALVILDWNLPDVNGYSLCQEMQSRTNVLVLILTSRTDEADKIKILSAGADDFMTKPFSLAEVEVRIEALLRRIRYINPSPTQRIIFKQLVINPEGREVILNDKLLALTALEFNILHFLASHPNQAWSRPQLIQKIWGCDYVGDGRVVDVHIGQLRKKMEVDPSVPEFIKTVRGYGYKFEAPDENTTS; this is encoded by the coding sequence ATGGTTATGATTACCGCTACTACTCCTAAAATTCTGATTGTTGATGACGACTTCGGCGTGAGAAATCTCGTTCATCGTTTTTTGAGTCGGAAATATCAAATAGAGGCAGCAGCAGATGGTAAGACTGCCTTATCGATGTTTGAGCAATTCAACCCAGCTTTAGTAATTCTGGATTGGAATTTGCCGGATGTTAATGGTTATAGCCTTTGTCAAGAAATGCAGAGTCGTACTAATGTTTTAGTGCTGATACTGACTAGTAGGACTGATGAGGCTGATAAGATTAAAATCTTGAGTGCAGGTGCTGATGATTTCATGACTAAACCATTTAGTCTTGCAGAAGTAGAAGTTAGAATAGAAGCTCTTTTGAGGCGGATACGCTACATCAACCCTTCACCAACACAACGGATCATTTTCAAGCAGCTAGTAATTAACCCAGAGGGACGGGAGGTAATATTAAACGATAAACTTCTCGCTTTAACAGCACTGGAATTTAATATTTTACATTTTTTGGCAAGTCATCCTAATCAGGCTTGGAGTCGCCCACAGTTAATCCAAAAAATCTGGGGTTGCGACTACGTAGGAGATGGCCGGGTGGTTGATGTACATATTGGTCAGCTTCGCAAGAAGATGGAAGTCGATCCTAGCGTACCAGAGTTTATTAAAACTGTGCGGGGCTATGGTTACAAGTTTGAAGCACCCGACGAAAATACTACTTCCTGA
- a CDS encoding NACHT domain-containing NTPase, translated as MTSQGLRASPEGIRAAKTALTDKTWSQHKLAIALGITRQPVSKFFAGESVSRSCFVQICQQLGLSWQKVAGLRENVAFEVTTKTQIKGTDLDTLVQEVRQKRQEKIQDQCNTLQMLDISQTVQLIDIYTNTNVLEEIVSLQWQEISDLLKDLKSESGFNQLGGYNRQRRSPGLEAVLRHSKLMVLGKPGSGKTIFLQYLAIECNKGDFQPNRIATFIRMKEFAEDVKNDSEFNLLNYIIQDFLNCGVEKESTKTLLTEGKLLILLDGLDEVPAEKAEQLTIEIRRITQTFYKNKFVISCRIASQKYRFQGFTEVELEDFDQGQIEVFAKNWFVGVALKSKEDGEAIGNLFINQLHLPENQHIRELAVTPLLLHLICLVFQVKNQFPVNPAKLYEQALNILLVRWDEVRGIKRDRVAYKLTLASKKKLLFQLAAITFEQKKYFFEQENILQLIADYLEPIQNLNSDVTQCQLDNEALLKAIEVQNGLLVERARGIYSFSHLTFQEYFTARKIVENYQDYDCNNLVNHLTEKRWRQVFLLTISMLPNANEILQLMKQKVDFLLADDERLQYFLTWLHQKSSSVSSSHKAAGIRAFYLVRVERSSCICSRHHAFVYTYGYDLECALVGNITFNAELVLDEFLFSTVACIHDLDFAFEHTINDALDHAHALVIAFDKAIEVVVDLKFKQVLQQLKKQLPKIDSNPEQFRDWWKAKSKIWGEQLRDMLIKYRHIGYDWQFSEQQKELLRKYYYSNKLLVDCLNIAADVTPIVRQEIEETLLLAIADIEKLRNSSNIR; from the coding sequence ATGACAAGCCAAGGACTGAGAGCATCACCAGAAGGTATAAGGGCAGCAAAAACAGCTTTAACAGACAAAACTTGGAGTCAGCATAAATTAGCAATAGCTTTAGGCATTACACGTCAACCAGTTTCCAAATTTTTTGCAGGTGAGTCAGTTTCCCGATCTTGTTTTGTGCAAATTTGCCAACAGCTAGGGTTGTCTTGGCAAAAGGTTGCTGGTTTACGTGAAAATGTGGCATTTGAGGTAACAACTAAGACACAAATCAAAGGTACTGACCTCGATACACTGGTGCAGGAAGTGCGTCAAAAGCGCCAAGAGAAAATCCAAGACCAGTGCAACACTCTGCAAATGTTGGACATTTCCCAGACAGTCCAACTGATAGATATTTACACCAATACTAATGTCTTGGAGGAGATAGTAAGCCTGCAATGGCAAGAAATTTCTGACCTGTTGAAAGACTTGAAATCTGAATCAGGCTTTAATCAACTTGGAGGATACAACCGTCAGAGAAGATCACCAGGGTTGGAAGCAGTATTAAGGCACTCAAAACTGATGGTGCTGGGTAAACCAGGATCAGGTAAAACTATATTTTTACAATATCTAGCGATTGAGTGTAACAAAGGCGATTTTCAGCCAAACCGCATCGCAACTTTTATTAGGATGAAAGAATTTGCTGAAGATGTCAAAAATGATAGTGAATTCAATCTATTAAACTACATCATTCAAGATTTTCTCAATTGCGGTGTTGAAAAAGAATCAACTAAAACTCTGCTGACAGAAGGAAAACTGCTGATTTTGCTAGATGGATTAGATGAAGTGCCAGCAGAAAAGGCAGAACAATTAACAATCGAAATTCGGAGAATTACCCAAACTTTTTACAAAAATAAGTTTGTTATTAGCTGTCGGATTGCTTCCCAAAAATATAGATTTCAGGGATTTACTGAAGTTGAGTTAGAAGACTTTGACCAAGGACAAATAGAAGTTTTTGCGAAAAATTGGTTTGTTGGAGTTGCTCTTAAGTCCAAAGAAGATGGGGAAGCAATAGGAAATTTATTTATTAATCAGCTTCATCTACCAGAAAATCAGCATATCCGAGAATTGGCGGTCACTCCCTTACTGCTGCATTTGATTTGCTTAGTGTTCCAAGTAAAAAATCAATTTCCCGTAAATCCAGCAAAGTTATATGAGCAAGCACTGAATATTTTGTTGGTCAGATGGGATGAAGTCAGAGGAATTAAACGCGATCGCGTTGCTTATAAGTTAACTCTAGCAAGTAAGAAAAAACTGCTTTTTCAACTTGCAGCTATCACTTTTGAGCAAAAAAAATACTTTTTTGAGCAAGAAAATATCCTGCAACTTATTGCTGACTATCTTGAACCCATACAAAATCTTAACTCCGATGTAACTCAATGCCAGCTAGATAATGAAGCACTGCTAAAAGCAATTGAGGTACAAAATGGGTTATTGGTGGAAAGGGCACGGGGAATTTACTCTTTTTCTCATCTGACATTTCAAGAGTATTTCACGGCTCGAAAAATTGTTGAAAATTACCAAGACTATGATTGTAACAATCTCGTAAATCATCTAACTGAAAAGCGCTGGCGGCAGGTATTTTTACTAACTATTAGTATGTTACCAAATGCTAATGAAATATTGCAGCTAATGAAACAAAAAGTTGATTTTCTATTGGCTGATGATGAAAGATTACAGTATTTTTTAACCTGGCTGCATCAAAAATCTAGTTCAGTTTCTAGTAGTCACAAAGCAGCAGGTATTCGTGCTTTTTACCTCGTTCGCGTTGAGCGAAGCTCTTGCATTTGCAGTAGACATCATGCTTTTGTCTATACCTATGGTTATGACCTTGAGTGCGCTCTTGTAGGTAATATCACCTTTAATGCAGAGCTTGTATTAGATGAGTTTCTATTCAGTACTGTTGCCTGTATTCACGATCTTGACTTTGCTTTTGAGCATACTATCAATGATGCCCTCGATCATGCTCATGCCCTTGTTATTGCCTTTGATAAAGCTATTGAGGTTGTTGTTGATCTTAAATTTAAGCAAGTGCTGCAACAACTCAAGAAACAACTACCAAAAATAGATAGTAATCCAGAGCAGTTTAGGGACTGGTGGAAAGCTAAAAGTAAAATTTGGGGTGAACAATTAAGAGATATGCTAATTAAGTATCGCCATATTGGTTATGATTGGCAGTTCAGCGAACAGCAAAAAGAATTGCTCCGAAAATATTATTATAGTAATAAACTTCTGGTAGATTGCCTCAATATTGCGGCTGATGTCACTCCAATAGTGCGGCAAGAGATTGAAGAAACATTATTATTAGCGATCGCAGATATTGAAAAGCTACGTAATTCCTCTAATATTCGCTGA
- a CDS encoding ribonuclease H-like domain-containing protein → MTLQDFQVSDRDLSDAALGQYLESTAIAVDTETMGLLPQRDRLCLVQLCNLEGKVTVIRIAKGQTEAPNLKKLFEAANVVKVFHFARFDIATLRANLGIQVSPVFCTKIASKLARTYTNRHGLKDVVQELEKVELDKSSQSSDWGNAISLSEAQLSYAANDVRYLLSVQQKLTEMLKREERWEIAQKCFEFLPTIVSLDLLQFKDLFEH, encoded by the coding sequence ATGACATTACAAGATTTTCAGGTAAGCGATCGCGATCTCAGTGACGCAGCCCTTGGACAATATTTAGAATCGACAGCGATCGCAGTTGACACAGAAACGATGGGATTATTGCCACAGCGCGATCGCTTGTGTCTTGTCCAGCTGTGCAACCTAGAAGGGAAAGTCACTGTAATTCGCATAGCCAAAGGACAAACTGAGGCCCCAAATTTAAAAAAACTCTTCGAAGCGGCCAATGTTGTAAAAGTGTTTCACTTTGCTCGCTTTGACATTGCCACTTTGCGGGCCAATCTGGGGATTCAGGTTAGCCCTGTTTTTTGCACCAAAATTGCTAGTAAGTTAGCCCGTACTTACACAAATCGCCACGGACTCAAAGATGTGGTGCAAGAGTTAGAAAAAGTAGAACTAGATAAAAGCTCTCAAAGTTCTGATTGGGGTAACGCCATTAGTTTGTCTGAAGCTCAACTTAGTTATGCTGCCAATGATGTGCGTTACTTGCTTAGTGTGCAGCAGAAGTTAACAGAAATGCTCAAACGAGAAGAACGTTGGGAAATTGCTCAAAAATGTTTTGAATTTTTGCCAACGATAGTTTCTTTAGATTTATTGCAATTTAAGGATTTATTTGAACATTAA
- a CDS encoding CAP domain-containing protein, with translation MFRQTAFGIALSALVLASGLTTVPIPNHPSTNTSTRNKLLSLFSSQVAISTPTFKTTELEKSVFEQINRYRAAKGLPKLTLNANITRQARIHSQNMAKGKTPFSHQGFEGRVKAIPIRYNSAAENVAFNRGYSNPVEEAVTGWINSPGHLKNLKGNYNLTGIGVATNNQGEVYLTQIFFRTR, from the coding sequence ATGTTCCGACAAACTGCTTTTGGCATCGCTTTAAGTGCGCTTGTCCTTGCTAGTGGATTAACGACTGTTCCGATACCAAATCATCCTTCTACGAATACATCCACCCGTAATAAGCTGTTGTCGCTTTTTTCCAGTCAGGTTGCAATATCGACTCCTACTTTTAAAACTACTGAGCTAGAAAAATCAGTTTTTGAGCAAATTAATCGATATCGGGCTGCTAAAGGACTGCCAAAGTTGACCCTGAATGCAAATATTACTCGACAGGCAAGAATTCATAGTCAGAATATGGCTAAGGGTAAAACCCCATTTAGCCATCAGGGATTTGAAGGGCGAGTCAAAGCTATCCCTATTCGGTACAACAGTGCGGCGGAAAATGTTGCTTTTAACCGGGGATATAGCAACCCCGTAGAGGAAGCTGTTACTGGTTGGATCAACAGTCCCGGACATCTAAAGAATCTGAAAGGAAATTACAACCTGACTGGAATTGGCGTTGCTACTAATAATCAAGGCGAAGTCTACCTGACACAAATCTTTTTTCGCACTAGGTAG